A stretch of Balnearium lithotrophicum DNA encodes these proteins:
- a CDS encoding dUTP diphosphatase — protein sequence MSNWAAGWVFSKGREIKFSEKFLDVAIKLHSLLKSRLRRLKKEFLLEVEEIPKEFSVDINFLRGVFESSGIWGNRTVFIPKIKKVEEELLSLLSEFSPLETEDGFFITGESANLLIHLFYDEDTEERSEYFFERFLKFLTGEKWERTSFKFSLEEGALPPFKKRISDSGFDLYLIKLLKVEGNVYFFDTGVRVSPPPGYYFDLVPRSSIYKSGFILANSVGIIDMTYRGTIKVPLIKVNQEKELPELPWRAVQLIPRRFFPLEAEEVESLEKTLRGEGGFGSTG from the coding sequence ATGAGTAACTGGGCAGCAGGCTGGGTTTTCTCTAAAGGTAGAGAGATTAAGTTCAGTGAGAAATTTTTAGACGTTGCAATTAAACTCCACTCTCTACTTAAAAGCAGGTTAAGAAGGTTAAAGAAGGAATTTTTGCTTGAAGTTGAGGAAATTCCAAAGGAATTTTCCGTTGATATCAACTTTTTAAGGGGAGTTTTTGAATCATCCGGCATTTGGGGAAACAGGACAGTTTTTATCCCAAAAATCAAAAAGGTTGAGGAGGAGCTCCTCTCCCTTTTAAGTGAGTTCTCTCCTTTGGAAACGGAAGACGGTTTCTTCATAACGGGAGAAAGCGCCAACCTCCTAATTCACCTATTCTACGATGAGGATACGGAGGAGCGCTCCGAGTACTTCTTTGAAAGGTTTCTAAAGTTTTTGACCGGAGAAAAGTGGGAAAGAACCTCATTTAAGTTTTCCCTTGAGGAGGGAGCTCTCCCTCCGTTTAAAAAGAGAATTTCGGACAGTGGATTTGACCTATATCTGATAAAGCTGTTAAAGGTTGAAGGAAACGTTTACTTTTTTGATACAGGTGTAAGGGTTTCCCCGCCTCCAGGATATTACTTTGACCTCGTTCCCCGCTCCTCCATCTATAAGAGCGGTTTTATCCTTGCAAACTCTGTTGGAATAATAGATATGACTTACAGGGGAACGATAAAGGTACCCCTTATAAAGGTCAATCAGGAAAAGGAGTTGCCGGAGCTCCCCTGGCGGGCCGTTCAGCTCATTCCAAGGAGATTCTTCCCCCTTGAAGCAGAGGAGGTGGAGTCCCTCGAGAAAACCCTAAGGGGAGAGGGAGGTTTTGGAAGTACCGGATAG
- a CDS encoding rhomboid family intramembrane serine protease, whose amino-acid sequence MIPIKDFNPSRSTPVVTILIIVACSIVFLYEILLPPNIREVFIRMFAVVPFEVMHGVDIPPPDPLTPYGNLISYQYLHGGFLHIFGNMLFLWVFGDNVEDRLGKLKYFIFYTLCGISAAIIQSLVYPNSNIPLIGASGAISGVLGAYAVMFPRAQILTLIFIFFFIDVIVLPASLWIGIWFLMQFMSALISVNHLSMGGVAWFAHIGGFITGIVLVKMLYRRKEEEFEISL is encoded by the coding sequence TTGATACCTATAAAGGACTTTAACCCAAGCCGTTCAACTCCCGTTGTTACTATTCTTATAATAGTTGCATGTTCAATTGTATTCCTTTACGAAATTCTCCTTCCTCCCAATATAAGAGAAGTTTTTATACGAATGTTTGCTGTTGTTCCCTTTGAGGTAATGCACGGGGTTGATATTCCTCCTCCCGACCCGTTAACACCCTACGGAAACTTAATTTCTTACCAGTACCTTCACGGGGGATTCCTTCACATCTTTGGAAATATGCTCTTTTTGTGGGTATTTGGGGACAACGTTGAGGACAGGTTGGGAAAGTTGAAGTACTTTATTTTTTATACCCTATGCGGAATCAGTGCAGCCATTATACAATCGCTCGTCTATCCAAACTCAAACATTCCCCTTATAGGAGCCTCTGGAGCCATAAGCGGCGTTTTGGGAGCCTATGCAGTTATGTTTCCAAGAGCACAGATACTTACGTTAATCTTTATTTTCTTTTTTATAGATGTGATTGTTCTTCCTGCCTCCCTCTGGATAGGTATCTGGTTTCTGATGCAGTTCATGAGTGCCCTCATCTCTGTCAACCACCTATCCATGGGGGGAGTTGCCTGGTTTGCCCACATAGGTGGTTTTATAACGGGGATAGTCCTCGTTAAGATGCTCTACAGAAGAAAAGAAGAGGAGTTTGAAATTTCCCTTTAG
- a CDS encoding 2-isopropylmalate synthase, giving the protein MKKEKLYIFDTTLRDGEQTPGVNLTVDEKVQIAKQLERLGVDVIEAGFAISSPADFEAIKRIAKEVRNSTVCSLARAREEDIRTAWEALKEGNRVRIHTFIATSDIHLKYKLKISREEALERAVWAVKFAREIMGEKAEVEFSAEDAGRTDLKYLYEVIEAVIEAGADVVNIPDTVGYAVPDEWYEKILSIRENVKNVDRAIISVHCHNDLGLATANSLMAVMAGARQVECTINGLGERAGNAALEEVVMAVKVRSDHFPVYTDIDTKQIYKTSQLVSRLTGVLISKTKPIVGDNAFAHESGIHQHGVLACPETYEIMKPEDIGLKESKIVLGKHSGRHAFRKKLEEMGVELSEEQFEEAFRKFKELASRKKEIYDVDIELLIEGLEGAGEKTYELLYNQAVSGEGVIPSATVKIGTPEGEKLGIAVGNGPVDATYRAIRNALGLGEDIQLKDFKIRALTAGTDAQAEVYVTIESNGFRVSGRGVDPDIVRASALAFLEALNRLEKRKNKKKGI; this is encoded by the coding sequence TTGAAAAAGGAAAAGCTTTACATATTCGATACAACACTCAGGGATGGAGAGCAAACTCCCGGAGTGAACCTAACGGTAGATGAAAAGGTTCAAATAGCAAAACAGCTTGAGAGGTTGGGGGTAGATGTAATTGAAGCTGGATTTGCCATAAGCTCCCCTGCCGATTTTGAGGCAATAAAGAGAATAGCTAAGGAGGTTAGAAACTCTACCGTCTGTTCACTTGCAAGGGCAAGGGAAGAGGATATAAGAACTGCATGGGAGGCTCTAAAGGAAGGGAACAGGGTGAGAATTCACACCTTCATAGCTACCTCCGACATTCACCTTAAGTACAAACTGAAAATTTCAAGGGAAGAGGCCTTAGAAAGGGCCGTCTGGGCAGTTAAGTTTGCCAGGGAGATAATGGGTGAAAAGGCAGAGGTTGAGTTTTCGGCAGAGGATGCCGGTAGAACGGATTTGAAGTACCTTTACGAGGTAATTGAGGCAGTTATAGAGGCCGGAGCTGATGTTGTTAACATTCCTGACACTGTAGGTTATGCCGTTCCAGATGAGTGGTACGAGAAGATTTTATCGATTAGGGAAAACGTTAAAAACGTTGATAGAGCAATAATAAGCGTACACTGTCATAACGATTTGGGGCTGGCAACGGCTAACTCCCTCATGGCAGTAATGGCTGGAGCCAGACAGGTTGAGTGTACCATCAACGGCCTCGGTGAGAGGGCAGGAAATGCTGCCTTAGAGGAAGTTGTTATGGCAGTGAAGGTCCGTTCCGACCACTTTCCAGTTTATACCGATATAGATACGAAGCAGATATACAAAACATCTCAACTTGTAAGTAGGTTAACAGGGGTTCTCATTTCAAAGACAAAACCTATTGTGGGAGACAATGCCTTTGCTCATGAGTCTGGAATCCACCAGCACGGTGTTCTTGCCTGTCCAGAAACGTACGAGATAATGAAGCCTGAGGACATTGGACTTAAGGAGTCAAAGATTGTCTTAGGGAAACATTCGGGAAGACACGCCTTCAGGAAAAAGTTGGAAGAGATGGGAGTTGAACTATCAGAAGAGCAGTTTGAGGAGGCCTTCAGAAAGTTTAAGGAACTTGCCTCGAGGAAGAAGGAGATTTACGACGTTGATATAGAGCTCCTCATAGAGGGTTTAGAAGGAGCAGGAGAGAAGACGTACGAACTCCTCTACAATCAGGCTGTTAGTGGAGAGGGAGTAATACCCTCGGCAACGGTAAAAATTGGGACACCCGAAGGTGAGAAGTTGGGTATTGCCGTAGGAAACGGTCCCGTTGATGCAACCTACAGGGCAATAAGAAACGCCTTGGGATTGGGAGAGGACATTCAACTTAAGGACTTTAAGATAAGGGCTCTTACTGCCGGAACCGATGCTCAGGCAGAGGTTTACGTAACAATAGAGTCAAACGGATTTAGAGTCAGCGGAAGGGGAGTAGACCCCGATATCGTTAGAGCATCGGCTTTAGCTTTCTTAGAGGCTCTAAACAGGCTTGAAAAGAGGAAGAATAAGAAAAAAGGAATTTAA
- the argC gene encoding N-acetyl-gamma-glutamyl-phosphate reductase, with translation MQGTSGQSVKVAVVGASGYTGAELLRLLLHHPFAEVVYITSRQFEGKKLTEVFPHFLKSKYENLVFEEYNPDRFSDIDVAFLCLPHGASFPIVKELYYRNPNLKIVDFSADFRFKSPENYERTYRVEHTAKDLFLDSAYGLPEINRSEIPKKRIVANPGCYPTSIILGLYPARIKGLIDTSFPVIADSKSGVTGAGRKANLNLLFCEVNESFKAYSVEGHRHAPEVKEKLELPLFRFTPHLVPMNRGILSTIYFKTDAEREELQEIYKEVYKNEYFVRVRSTPPKTSDVSGTNFCDIYVTKDESNELAVVVSVIDNIGKGASGQAVQNMNLLIGAPENTGLTLFSNWI, from the coding sequence GTGCAAGGTACCAGTGGTCAAAGCGTTAAAGTTGCTGTTGTTGGAGCTTCTGGATATACGGGGGCGGAGCTCCTTCGCCTCCTTCTACACCATCCGTTTGCCGAGGTTGTCTATATAACATCCCGCCAGTTTGAAGGTAAAAAACTAACAGAGGTCTTCCCCCACTTTTTAAAAAGCAAGTACGAAAACTTAGTATTTGAGGAATACAATCCCGATAGGTTTTCAGATATTGACGTTGCCTTTCTGTGTCTTCCCCACGGAGCATCTTTTCCAATCGTTAAGGAGCTCTACTACAGAAATCCAAACTTAAAAATCGTTGACTTCAGCGCAGATTTTCGGTTCAAAAGTCCAGAAAATTACGAAAGAACCTATAGGGTTGAACACACTGCGAAGGATCTCTTTTTAGATTCGGCCTACGGCTTACCCGAGATAAACAGGAGCGAAATACCGAAAAAAAGGATTGTTGCAAATCCCGGATGTTACCCTACGAGCATCATTTTAGGACTCTATCCGGCAAGGATAAAGGGATTGATAGACACATCATTCCCCGTCATTGCAGACAGTAAATCGGGAGTTACAGGGGCAGGGAGAAAGGCAAATTTGAATCTACTATTCTGCGAGGTTAACGAGTCGTTCAAGGCCTACTCTGTGGAAGGCCACAGACACGCTCCAGAGGTAAAGGAGAAACTGGAACTCCCACTCTTTAGATTTACCCCACACTTGGTACCGATGAACAGGGGAATCCTCTCAACCATTTATTTTAAAACTGATGCTGAAAGAGAGGAGCTCCAGGAAATTTACAAGGAAGTTTACAAAAACGAGTACTTTGTCAGAGTTAGAAGTACTCCTCCTAAAACATCCGACGTTTCAGGAACCAACTTCTGCGATATCTACGTAACGAAGGACGAGTCAAACGAACTGGCCGTTGTTGTTTCTGTTATCGATAACATAGGGAAGGGAGCATCCGGACAGGCCGTCCAAAATATGAACCTGTTAATTGGAGCTCCAGAAAATACAGGACTAACACTGTTTAGTAACTGGATATAA
- the rpsI gene encoding 30S ribosomal protein S9, producing the protein MAEVRYYGTGKRKTAIARVWLIPNGSGKITVRISKKKEVPAEEYFGRLALLKIMQQPFDVTGTNGRFDVLCTLKGGGKSAQADAVKYGIAKALLAFNPELRPTLKKAGFLTRDARIKERKKYGQRGARARYQWSKR; encoded by the coding sequence ATGGCTGAAGTTAGATACTACGGAACAGGAAAGAGAAAAACTGCCATAGCAAGGGTGTGGCTGATACCAAATGGCAGCGGAAAAATTACTGTAAGAATTTCCAAGAAAAAGGAAGTTCCTGCAGAGGAGTACTTCGGAAGGTTAGCTCTTCTCAAAATAATGCAGCAGCCCTTTGACGTGACAGGAACAAACGGGAGGTTTGACGTTCTCTGCACCCTAAAAGGAGGAGGAAAGTCTGCCCAGGCTGATGCCGTTAAGTACGGAATAGCGAAGGCTTTACTTGCATTTAATCCTGAACTAAGACCAACCCTTAAGAAGGCTGGATTCCTAACAAGGGATGCAAGAATAAAGGAGAGGAAGAAGTACGGTCAAAGGGGAGCCCGTGCAAGGTACCAGTGGTCAAAGCGTTAA
- the rplM gene encoding 50S ribosomal protein L13 has protein sequence MKTFMQRKEDVQRDWYVVDATGKTLGRLASEIAKILMGKHKPTYTPHVDGGDFVVVVNAEKVFVTGKKLDKKVYYWHTGYPGGLKQATLKELLQKKPEEVIRLAVRGMLPKNKLRDRRMKRLKVYAGPEHPHKAQNPKPLEL, from the coding sequence ATGAAAACCTTCATGCAGAGAAAGGAGGACGTACAGAGAGATTGGTACGTGGTAGACGCTACGGGAAAAACTCTCGGTCGTCTGGCTTCTGAAATTGCAAAGATTCTGATGGGTAAGCACAAGCCTACCTACACTCCACACGTTGATGGTGGAGACTTTGTTGTTGTTGTTAATGCTGAAAAGGTCTTTGTGACAGGGAAGAAGTTGGACAAAAAGGTCTACTACTGGCACACAGGATACCCCGGAGGACTTAAACAGGCAACGTTAAAGGAGCTTCTCCAGAAGAAACCAGAAGAAGTAATAAGGCTTGCAGTAAGGGGTATGCTTCCTAAGAACAAGCTCAGGGACAGGAGAATGAAAAGGCTGAAGGTTTACGCCGGTCCTGAACACCCACACAAAGCACAAAATCCTAAACCCCTTGAGCTTTAA
- the hrcA gene encoding heat-inducible transcriptional repressor HrcA, whose translation MKGLKMELTERERDILLKIAELYIKSGEPVGSRTLQKAYSLPFSPATIRNVMADLEDKGYLFQPHTSAGRVPTDEGLKIYLNSLFIALGREDETLVNRLIESIRSENLTEREEILSKVLDFLQESTGYVGFGINLVENLTVNNVMLLKVSSDKVLIVINFYPDYVVHKVIKADITERELAKISKILTQKFKGKTLQKVKEELIKEIDSLRREISDIIFRLNSHILKSINEIDYFEVQGAPNIINLVSGDAERLKRVIELLEEKTLLLEVLRKFLNEKKKIDVILGSEVKPEIPQVSFVLGKYSVGFQNGGIVGVLGPKRMNYSEIIPLVENVARAISLLLNK comes from the coding sequence ACATAAAGAGTGGGGAACCTGTAGGCTCACGAACCCTTCAGAAGGCATACTCCTTGCCTTTTAGCCCTGCTACGATAAGAAACGTTATGGCCGACCTTGAGGATAAAGGTTACCTTTTTCAGCCCCACACATCGGCTGGAAGAGTTCCAACAGACGAAGGACTGAAAATTTATCTAAACAGCCTCTTTATTGCCCTTGGTAGAGAGGATGAAACTTTAGTAAACAGACTAATAGAGTCAATAAGAAGTGAGAACCTAACTGAGAGGGAGGAAATTCTCTCCAAGGTATTAGATTTCCTTCAGGAGAGTACAGGATACGTTGGCTTTGGAATTAATCTCGTTGAAAATTTAACCGTTAACAATGTAATGCTATTGAAGGTTTCTTCTGACAAGGTTCTAATAGTTATTAACTTTTATCCGGATTACGTCGTTCACAAGGTTATAAAAGCAGACATTACCGAAAGGGAGTTGGCAAAAATTTCAAAAATCCTAACTCAAAAATTTAAGGGAAAGACCTTACAGAAGGTTAAAGAGGAACTTATAAAGGAAATTGACAGTCTAAGGAGGGAGATTTCAGACATAATTTTTAGATTAAACTCCCACATACTAAAATCGATAAATGAAATCGACTACTTCGAAGTTCAGGGAGCTCCAAACATCATAAACCTCGTTTCAGGAGATGCAGAGAGGTTAAAAAGGGTAATAGAGCTCCTCGAGGAGAAAACACTCCTCTTGGAGGTTTTAAGGAAGTTTCTTAACGAAAAGAAGAAAATTGATGTAATCTTAGGCTCAGAGGTTAAACCTGAGATACCTCAGGTGAGCTTTGTCTTAGGAAAGTACTCTGTAGGATTTCAAAACGGCGGTATAGTTGGCGTTTTAGGTCCAAAGAGGATGAACTACTCCGAGATTATTCCCTTGGTTGAGAACGTTGCAAGGGCAATTTCTCTACTGCTAAATAAGTAG